A window of the Teredinibacter franksiae genome harbors these coding sequences:
- the araA gene encoding L-arabinose isomerase, whose product MKNFENKTVWFVTGSQHLYGPKTLQQVAENSQEIANGLSSSSLLSAQIEAKGIVTTPEEILKVCQQANSDDNCVGLILWMHTFSPAKMWIAGLSVLNKPYLHLHTQFGAALPWADINMDYMNLNQSAHGDREFGHIGTRLRQERKVVVGHWQKETVQKQVDDWVRAAMGLAEARTLRVARFGDNMRQVAVTEGDKVSAQIKFGFEVHAYGLGELTEACEQVSAEDIAAQIELYKQDYDIEAAVFSNAHQLEMLQNEARLELAMERFMQDKGCMAFTNCFENLTGLSGLPGLATQRLMSKGYGYGGEGDWKTAAMNRIVKVMSKGQEGGTSFMEDYTYDFGSPDQVLGAHMLEVCPSIAAARPTVEVQRHTIGVKKDIARLLFTGKAGYAMNISLIDLGTRFRMVVNEVDTVEPPAELPNLPVAKALWQPRPNLEIAAAAWIHSGAAHHSVYTQGITLEQLADFVEMADVEMVLIGTDTTIPELKKELRFNAVYYHLNGGI is encoded by the coding sequence ATGAAGAATTTTGAAAACAAAACGGTTTGGTTTGTTACCGGTTCACAGCACCTGTACGGGCCAAAAACCCTGCAACAAGTGGCTGAAAACAGCCAGGAAATTGCGAATGGTTTAAGTTCCTCTTCGCTTTTGTCTGCGCAGATTGAAGCAAAAGGCATTGTTACAACACCCGAAGAAATTTTAAAAGTCTGTCAGCAGGCCAATAGCGATGATAATTGTGTTGGTTTAATTCTGTGGATGCATACTTTTTCACCCGCAAAAATGTGGATTGCCGGGTTAAGCGTATTAAATAAGCCCTACCTGCATTTACACACGCAGTTCGGTGCGGCTCTTCCCTGGGCTGACATTAATATGGATTACATGAACCTCAATCAGAGTGCTCACGGTGACCGAGAGTTTGGTCATATTGGCACACGCTTACGCCAAGAGCGCAAAGTGGTTGTGGGGCACTGGCAGAAAGAAACTGTACAGAAGCAAGTAGACGATTGGGTTCGCGCGGCTATGGGCCTAGCCGAAGCGCGCACCTTAAGAGTAGCCCGTTTTGGCGACAATATGCGCCAGGTGGCGGTAACAGAAGGCGATAAAGTTTCAGCACAAATTAAATTTGGTTTTGAAGTGCACGCCTATGGCCTTGGCGAATTAACTGAAGCGTGTGAGCAAGTGTCCGCTGAAGATATCGCTGCACAGATAGAATTGTATAAGCAAGATTACGATATTGAGGCCGCCGTATTCTCCAACGCGCATCAACTGGAAATGCTGCAAAACGAAGCGCGCCTAGAATTGGCCATGGAGCGCTTTATGCAAGACAAAGGCTGCATGGCGTTTACCAACTGCTTTGAAAACCTTACCGGTTTAAGCGGTCTGCCCGGCTTGGCCACGCAGCGTTTAATGAGTAAAGGTTACGGATACGGAGGTGAAGGTGACTGGAAAACAGCCGCCATGAACCGTATCGTAAAAGTGATGAGCAAGGGCCAGGAAGGCGGTACGTCCTTTATGGAAGACTACACTTACGACTTTGGCTCTCCCGATCAGGTATTGGGTGCCCACATGCTTGAGGTTTGCCCTTCTATTGCAGCGGCAAGACCTACTGTGGAAGTGCAGCGTCACACCATTGGTGTTAAAAAAGACATTGCTCGTCTGCTGTTTACCGGCAAAGCGGGTTATGCCATGAATATTTCGCTTATCGATTTGGGTACGCGTTTCCGCATGGTTGTTAATGAAGTAGATACCGTAGAGCCACCGGCAGAATTACCTAACCTGCCTGTTGCGAAAGCGCTGTGGCAGCCACGCCCCAACTTAGAAATAGCGGCGGCCGCCTGGATTCATTCCGGTGCTGCGCACCACAGCGTGTACACGCAAGGCATTACCTTGGAGCAGTTAGCGGATTTCGTAGAGATGGCCGATGTGGAAATGGTTCTGATTGGTACCGATACCACTATTCCAGAGCTGAAGAAGGAGCTTCGATTTAATGCCGTGTATTACCATTTGAATGGCGGTATTTAA
- a CDS encoding RICIN domain-containing protein has product MDHTDDVKYRLENAGSGQFMGNGKSVTQNQKAVQSAWVNNDYQKWQVATSLPGLTRFINAGSGELLSACDSTANYG; this is encoded by the coding sequence ATCGACCACACCGACGATGTTAAATACCGTCTTGAAAATGCCGGCAGTGGCCAGTTTATGGGTAACGGTAAAAGTGTTACGCAAAACCAAAAAGCCGTGCAGTCGGCTTGGGTTAACAATGATTACCAAAAATGGCAGGTAGCTACTTCACTTCCAGGTTTGACTCGCTTTATCAATGCGGGCAGTGGTGAACTGTTATCGGCATGCGACAGTACGGCCAATTACGGATAA
- a CDS encoding serine hydrolase domain-containing protein codes for MRFWIRIVVILISAVPLLANAEGTAHSISTSVVREFISTINENNKNKTKQYISDNYYRRFLEAFPLDNHLNHTFHLHDQNGGLGIESISRIDDKRGFIRWSALVKSERTEAWSEFIVWFSADKPEKIAGIQMRPASLSGIPDVSKNISQGKLKKELKSYLKRAAKKNVFSGTVLLAKGDRVIFTGAAGLADKRFDVPNNTKTKFNLASMSKMFTAVAIMRLVEVGKLHLDDQLNKFIDESWLSPEISQKIQIKHLLSHTSGLGSFLNNTYEASAKDSFRDLDDYKILIKDETLKFEPGAAYSYSNTGMFLLGLVIENVSGEDYFDYIRKHIYMPAGMANSGSFDMDQPTSNLATGYYFRDGWKNNRFLLSVKGGPAGGGYSTAEDLYKFTLALINNRLLGKKFTEQLFVINSELNAVNYGYGFRVFGEKNHRIVGHDGAFDGISTNLDVFLDQGYIAIVLSNYSQGAPPFVQKMRLLIAQATNEK; via the coding sequence ATGAGATTTTGGATTAGAATTGTTGTGATATTGATTTCAGCAGTTCCACTTCTCGCGAATGCAGAAGGAACTGCACACTCGATATCAACAAGCGTAGTGAGAGAGTTCATTTCCACAATTAACGAAAATAATAAAAATAAGACAAAGCAGTATATTTCAGATAATTACTACCGCCGCTTTTTGGAAGCGTTTCCGCTAGACAACCATTTAAATCATACCTTTCATTTGCACGATCAAAATGGTGGTCTCGGTATTGAATCGATTTCCCGTATTGATGACAAGAGGGGTTTCATCAGGTGGTCAGCGTTGGTCAAATCTGAACGGACGGAAGCGTGGAGCGAGTTTATCGTGTGGTTCAGTGCTGACAAGCCAGAGAAAATAGCCGGAATCCAAATGAGGCCTGCAAGCCTTTCTGGCATACCTGACGTATCGAAAAATATTTCCCAAGGGAAATTAAAGAAGGAACTTAAATCCTATTTGAAACGCGCTGCCAAAAAAAACGTGTTTTCCGGTACCGTTCTTTTAGCAAAGGGAGATAGGGTTATTTTTACTGGAGCTGCTGGCCTAGCCGATAAAAGATTCGACGTGCCGAACAATACAAAGACTAAATTTAATCTAGCCTCCATGAGCAAGATGTTTACCGCTGTTGCAATCATGCGATTGGTTGAGGTAGGTAAATTACATCTTGACGATCAGCTCAATAAATTTATAGATGAAAGCTGGCTTTCGCCGGAAATCAGTCAAAAAATACAAATAAAGCATTTACTAAGTCACACGTCAGGCTTGGGCAGCTTCTTAAATAATACTTATGAAGCTTCTGCTAAAGATTCTTTCAGGGATCTTGATGATTATAAAATCCTAATTAAAGATGAAACATTAAAGTTTGAACCGGGAGCTGCATACTCTTACAGCAATACTGGAATGTTTTTACTCGGGTTGGTGATTGAAAATGTGAGTGGAGAAGACTATTTCGACTACATCCGCAAGCACATATATATGCCTGCTGGAATGGCAAACTCCGGCAGCTTCGATATGGATCAGCCCACTTCCAATCTCGCTACGGGTTATTATTTCAGAGATGGATGGAAAAACAACAGATTTCTACTGTCTGTCAAAGGGGGGCCGGCTGGTGGGGGATATTCAACTGCAGAAGATTTGTATAAATTTACTTTAGCGTTAATCAACAACAGGCTACTCGGAAAGAAATTTACTGAGCAGCTTTTTGTCATTAACTCTGAATTAAACGCGGTGAACTATGGTTATGGCTTTCGGGTATTCGGAGAAAAAAACCACCGTATAGTGGGTCACGACGGGGCTTTTGATGGGATAAGTACCAATCTGGATGTATTCCTTGATCAAGGATATATAGCTATAGTTCTTTCGAACTACAGTCAGGGTGCACCGCCTTTTGTACAAAAAATGCGATTATTGATTGCTCAGGCGACTAATGAAAAATAA
- a CDS encoding family 43 glycosylhydrolase, producing MHDPVMTKPGNRYYTFSTGRGITIYRSLDILSWRHEGKVFDTQPKWAKAVAPGFNGHLWAPDIVQKGGKFLLYYSVSAFGKNTSGMALRSIKPWIPAPPITAGKIRG from the coding sequence GTGCACGACCCGGTGATGACCAAACCTGGCAACCGCTACTACACGTTTAGTACAGGTAGAGGAATAACGATTTACAGGTCGCTCGATATCCTCAGCTGGAGACACGAGGGCAAGGTATTCGACACCCAACCCAAATGGGCAAAAGCGGTGGCTCCCGGCTTTAATGGCCACCTGTGGGCACCGGATATTGTTCAAAAAGGCGGGAAATTCCTGCTCTACTACTCCGTTTCAGCTTTTGGTAAGAACACCTCTGGTATGGCGTTGCGATCAATAAAACCCTGGATACCAGCTCCCCCGATTACCGCTGGGAAGATCAGGGGCTAA
- a CDS encoding DUF6805 domain-containing protein, producing the protein MAEKKATQAAHEKAFMTLQQATEDKAAPSEQQPEADHFFKGDNTEAGVYKGRHWRHAGNGWFSYQMNDKKAEKIFYA; encoded by the coding sequence TTGGCAGAGAAAAAAGCCACACAAGCTGCTCATGAAAAAGCCTTTATGACATTGCAGCAGGCAACGGAAGACAAAGCAGCGCCGAGTGAACAGCAGCCAGAAGCCGATCACTTCTTTAAGGGTGACAACACAGAAGCCGGTGTGTATAAGGGTCGGCACTGGCGTCATGCGGGTAACGGTTGGTTTAGCTACCAAATGAACGATAAGAAAGCCGAAAAAATATTTTACGCTTAA
- a CDS encoding DUF4986 domain-containing protein produces the protein MPDKTVRLPGNDLAFTANDIVLQSNTGELVLEPFFRAPDSAYVLYWP, from the coding sequence ATGCCCGATAAAACAGTACGCCTGCCGGGTAACGATCTTGCTTTTACGGCCAACGATATCGTCCTGCAAAGCAATACCGGCGAATTGGTGTTGGAGCCTTTCTTTCGTGCGCCTGATAGCGCCTATGTGCTTTATTGGCCCTAA
- a CDS encoding LysE family translocator produces MDINNIITFIAVATLLVASPGPNGFLIAKTVPLSGQKAGFANILGFVAAFYVHGTLSIFGISILLVNSAKAFFVFKMLGAAYLIWIGIKALVSAFKVSSAKLPDLDQRNVKPVSVLTAFSEGFLTNTLNPKVSMFYLAAFPQFISVNESVINAYALVTIHSIANFFWFSIMVLMLLRIKNATNNAWFKRWLNSITGVVFIFFGSKLALMKNG; encoded by the coding sequence ATGGATATAAATAACATCATAACTTTTATAGCTGTAGCGACTTTGTTGGTTGCTTCGCCTGGTCCTAACGGCTTCCTCATCGCTAAAACAGTTCCATTGTCGGGACAAAAAGCGGGCTTCGCTAATATCTTGGGGTTCGTTGCTGCCTTTTATGTGCATGGTACACTATCAATATTTGGTATTTCTATCCTTCTGGTTAATTCGGCTAAAGCATTCTTTGTTTTTAAAATGTTAGGTGCAGCTTATTTAATCTGGATCGGTATTAAAGCACTTGTAAGCGCTTTCAAAGTTAGCAGTGCTAAACTACCTGATCTGGATCAAAGAAATGTTAAACCAGTTTCAGTTCTAACCGCATTTTCAGAGGGGTTTTTAACAAACACGCTTAACCCCAAAGTATCAATGTTCTATTTGGCTGCTTTTCCGCAATTCATATCTGTGAACGAGAGTGTCATAAATGCATATGCGTTAGTAACAATACACTCTATAGCCAACTTTTTTTGGTTTTCTATAATGGTGTTGATGTTATTGCGTATCAAAAATGCTACAAACAATGCATGGTTTAAACGATGGCTAAATTCAATAACTGGTGTTGTATTTATTTTCTTTGGTTCTAAATTGGCGTTAATGAAAAATGGCTAA
- a CDS encoding aldose epimerase family protein yields the protein MNAVINKESFGCLTDGTQVNLYTLTNKQGMCAKITNFGGIIVALHVPDKNGKLDDVVLGFDSVTPYETDSPYFGALIGRFGNRIADACFELDGKTYALEQNDNSNCLHGGHKGFDKVVWDANVREMDGAQALVLNYLSPDGEGGFPGNLDITVVYWLTDDNELITSYRATTDQATPVNLTQHSYFNLAGSGDVLAHELHINAEQYLPVNETLIPFGLKESVQYSAFDFRTAKAIGRDIERDNDQLQVVGGGYDHNFIIDKKASKSFELAATVVEPQSGRVLEVFTTEPGVQLYSGNFLDGTLEGKGGQRYTKHGAFCLEPQHFPDSPNQNQFPSTILRPDDAYQSRMSFRFSIQK from the coding sequence ATGAACGCAGTTATTAACAAAGAATCCTTTGGCTGTCTTACCGACGGCACGCAGGTGAATTTATACACACTTACGAACAAGCAAGGTATGTGCGCCAAAATCACCAACTTTGGTGGCATTATTGTTGCGCTACACGTACCAGATAAAAACGGCAAGCTGGACGACGTGGTGTTAGGGTTTGACAGTGTTACCCCTTATGAAACCGACTCCCCCTATTTCGGTGCACTTATTGGTCGTTTCGGCAATCGTATTGCCGATGCGTGTTTTGAGTTAGACGGCAAAACTTACGCGCTCGAACAAAACGATAACAGCAACTGTTTACACGGAGGCCATAAAGGTTTCGATAAAGTGGTGTGGGATGCAAATGTGCGCGAAATGGACGGTGCGCAGGCGCTGGTATTGAATTATCTAAGCCCCGATGGTGAGGGCGGCTTTCCGGGTAACCTGGATATCACGGTGGTGTATTGGCTAACCGATGACAACGAGCTGATCACCTCTTATCGTGCAACAACAGACCAAGCAACGCCGGTAAACCTTACCCAGCATAGCTATTTTAACCTAGCCGGTAGCGGCGATGTGTTAGCCCATGAGTTACACATAAATGCCGAGCAATACTTACCGGTAAATGAAACTCTGATTCCGTTTGGTTTGAAAGAAAGCGTGCAATACAGTGCCTTTGATTTTCGCACGGCCAAAGCTATAGGGCGTGACATTGAACGCGATAACGACCAGTTACAGGTTGTTGGCGGCGGTTATGATCACAATTTCATCATCGACAAAAAAGCATCCAAAAGTTTCGAGCTGGCGGCAACTGTGGTTGAACCTCAATCGGGGCGTGTATTGGAAGTGTTTACCACCGAGCCCGGTGTTCAACTGTATTCCGGTAACTTTCTGGATGGCACCTTAGAAGGCAAGGGCGGGCAGCGCTACACTAAGCACGGTGCTTTTTGCTTAGAACCGCAACACTTTCCAGATTCACCCAACCAGAATCAATTTCCGTCTACCATTTTGCGGCCAGACGATGCCTACCAGTCGCGTATGAGCTTTAGGTTCAGTATTCAAAAATAA
- a CDS encoding family 43 glycosylhydrolase, protein MLAELETLTKIKLPITVLSEPALPWETIGYKVNEGPSVIQWNGKLFVTYSASATDHHCGMGLLWADKNNDIMNAKTWHKSPEPVFFTHGKLKRFGLEHNSFAVAEDGVTDLMVSHARLYKEIKGSPISAKMKQTNL, encoded by the coding sequence CTGTTAGCCGAGCTGGAAACACTCACCAAAATCAAATTACCGATTACTGTGCTCAGTGAACCAGCATTACCCTGGGAAACTATTGGTTACAAGGTGAATGAAGGGCCTTCGGTGATTCAGTGGAATGGCAAACTATTTGTGACCTATTCGGCCAGTGCAACCGATCACCACTGTGGAATGGGCTTACTCTGGGCAGATAAAAACAACGATATAATGAACGCTAAGACTTGGCATAAATCGCCTGAGCCGGTATTTTTTACTCACGGAAAGTTAAAACGATTTGGCCTAGAGCATAATTCTTTTGCGGTAGCGGAAGATGGTGTTACCGACCTAATGGTTTCCCACGCGCGCCTCTACAAAGAAATAAAGGGCAGCCCGATTTCCGCCAAAATGAAGCAGACTAATCTTTAA